Genomic window (Gloeomargarita sp. SKYB120):
GGCATGCGCTACGGGCGTTGGGATTCGATTTCCGACGAGTAGAGCGGGCTTTAAGTTCGTTGCAGGTTTAGAACGTTAACATTCCTACACGGCAAGGGAGAGGGGAGAACTTTTTATGGTGTTTTTTGAGGTGATTTCATGGCAAAGATTGGTCTGTTTTACGGTACGCAAACGGGCAACACGCAAAACGCCGCAGAGCAAATTCAAAAGGCGCTAGGTGGGCCGTCGGTGGTTGATTTAATTGACATTGCCAATGCTGATGTGGATGATTTTGCCAAGTACGAGTACATCATCATTGGTTGTCCCACCTGGAACATTAGTGAGTTGCAAAGCGATTGGCAGGGCTTCTACGATGAAGGACTAGATTCAGTTGATTTTAGCGGTAAAAAGGTGGCCTATTTTGGTTGCGGTGACCAGGTAGGCTATGCAGACAATTTCCAGGACGCCATTGGCATTTTGGAGGAGATGATTTCATCTCTGGGCGGCAAAACAGTGGGTTACTGGCCAATTGAAGGTTACGAATTCAATGCATCAAAAGCACTGCGAGGGGATAAGTTTGTTGGTCTGGCTTTGGATGAGGACAATCAACCAGAATTGACAGCCAAACGCATCCAAGCCTGGGCAGAACAGTTAAAGCGAGAATTTGGTCTGTAATGGCTTTGTTGGGGGGACGGATAAAGCTAGACTTTGTCCCCCTTCTAACTAGGCCACTTTAGTTTAGCTGGGAGACAATTGGAAAAGCAACAATGGGACTGTGCCCTGCGACCCAAGGGATGACAACTATAGATAACCTAGCCATATCACTATGCTGACACTACTATGCCCACTCGTCATTTGGTTGATGCTAACGGGATTTCTCACCGCCCTCTGTTTTGCATTTACTGATGGGGTGGAATTGCTCCAAAAACTGCATCGTGTTCCCTGTGACCGCTGCTACTACTTTTCGGAAGACCACCGCTTGAAATGCGCAGTACGTCCCTACCAGGCAATGACACCAATGGCGATTGATTGTCCGGATTTTATTGCAACAACACCCCGCCCTTGCCCTGCTAGTAAACGCTCGGAGGCAGGGTTGGTGTAGGATCAGAGGGCAAAGGCTATGGGCTGGGCATGGCAGACGTTTTGACGGTTGAGGGGATTCAAAAGTTGCTGCCCCACCGGTACCCGTTTTTGCTGGTGGACCGCATCGTGGAGTATGTGCCGGGGGAGCGGGCAGTGGGGATCAAAAATGTGACGTTTAATGAGCCGTTTTTCCAAGGGCATTTTCCTGGTCGGCCCTTGATGCCAGGGGTGTTGATTGTGGAAGCGATGGCGCAAGTGGGGGGCATTATTGTGATGCAATTGCCAGAAGCGCAAGGGCATCTGTCCGTATTTGCTGGTATGGATAAGGTGCGGTTTCGTCGGCAGGTCATCCCTGGGGATCAATTAGTCATCGAGGCCCAATTGCTGCGTGTGCGGATGGGACGATTCGGCCAAGTCCAGGGACGTGCTAGGGTCAACGGCGAGTTGGTTGCAGAAGGCGACTTGCTGTTTTCGTTGGTGGATTAATGCCCGATTTGATTCTCTTTTGGCACCGGCGGGATTTGCGCACTGAAGACAGTGTAGGTCTCTATAACGCGCGTTTGCGCACCCCCAAAGTCGTAGGTGTTTTTTGTTTTGACCCGAACATTCTGGGCCGAGACGATATTGCCCCAATACGGGTGTGCTACTTGCGAGAATGCTTAGCTGATTTACAACAACAATACCGGCGAGTGGGAAGTGAATTGTTGATAATGTGGGCTGACCCAACAGAGGCGATTCCCCGCTTGGCGCAGGCCCTAAAAGCCGCTGCAGTTTACTGGCATTGGGATGTGGAACCTTACAGTCAACAACGAGATAAACGGGTGATTCAAGCGCTGAACCAACGGGGCATTGCTCATCAGCAGTTTTGGGATCAACTATTGCATGCGCCGGCTGAAATTGTGACGCAAACGGGTCAACCCTACACGGTCTTCACGCCGTTTTGGAAAAACTGGTCACAACAAGTTAAAGCCAAACCCTATCCCCCCCTTCAGGACTGTATGGGTCTTACGGACGATGAACGTCAAATTGCTCAGGAAGCCGGCGCGATTCCTTTACCTACCGTGGAACAATTGGGCTTTTCTTGGTCAGGAACGTTGGATTATCCGATTGGGACAGCCGGAGCGAAAGGGTTACTCGCAGAATTTGGGCGTTCAGCAATTTATGCCTATCAAGAACAGCGCAATTTTCCCGCCATAGCCGGTACGTCCCGTCTGAGTGCAGCGTTAAAGTTTGGCGTCATTGGTATTCGGACGATTTGGCAATTTACTCAGGATTGTTTACGGGATTTTCCGGGCAATGAATCGGTGATAACTTGGCAACAAGAACTGGCTTGGCGCGAGTTTTACCAACACGGTATGTATCACTTTCCCCACCTGGAAACTCATAGCTACCGTGCTAAATTTGATGCGTTTCCTTGGGAGAATAACGAAACGTATTTCCAAGCCTGGTGTGCTGGGGAAACAGGTTATCCGATTGTTGATGCTGCGATGCGCCAGTTGAACCAAACGGGCTGGATGCATAATCGTTGCCGCATGATCGTTGCGAGTTTTTTGACCAAGGACCTGTTGATTGATTGGCGCTGGGGCGAACGGTATTTTATGCAGAAGTTAATTGACGGGGACCTAAGTGCCAATAATGGCGGCTGGCAATGGAGCGCTTCGGTGGGCATGGACCCACGCCCGTTGCGTATTTTTAATCCCAATACCCAGGCGGCGAAATTTGACCCCGAGGCGGAATACATCTATGCTTGGGTGCCGGAGTTACGCTCTGTCGAGATCGCCCAAGTTTTGAGTAA
Coding sequences:
- the fabZ gene encoding 3-hydroxyacyl-ACP dehydratase FabZ, whose amino-acid sequence is MADVLTVEGIQKLLPHRYPFLLVDRIVEYVPGERAVGIKNVTFNEPFFQGHFPGRPLMPGVLIVEAMAQVGGIIVMQLPEAQGHLSVFAGMDKVRFRRQVIPGDQLVIEAQLLRVRMGRFGQVQGRARVNGELVAEGDLLFSLVD
- the fldA gene encoding flavodoxin FldA, with protein sequence MAKIGLFYGTQTGNTQNAAEQIQKALGGPSVVDLIDIANADVDDFAKYEYIIIGCPTWNISELQSDWQGFYDEGLDSVDFSGKKVAYFGCGDQVGYADNFQDAIGILEEMISSLGGKTVGYWPIEGYEFNASKALRGDKFVGLALDEDNQPELTAKRIQAWAEQLKREFGL
- a CDS encoding deoxyribodipyrimidine photo-lyase, coding for MPDLILFWHRRDLRTEDSVGLYNARLRTPKVVGVFCFDPNILGRDDIAPIRVCYLRECLADLQQQYRRVGSELLIMWADPTEAIPRLAQALKAAAVYWHWDVEPYSQQRDKRVIQALNQRGIAHQQFWDQLLHAPAEIVTQTGQPYTVFTPFWKNWSQQVKAKPYPPLQDCMGLTDDERQIAQEAGAIPLPTVEQLGFSWSGTLDYPIGTAGAKGLLAEFGRSAIYAYQEQRNFPAIAGTSRLSAALKFGVIGIRTIWQFTQDCLRDFPGNESVITWQQELAWREFYQHGMYHFPHLETHSYRAKFDAFPWENNETYFQAWCAGETGYPIVDAAMRQLNQTGWMHNRCRMIVASFLTKDLLIDWRWGERYFMQKLIDGDLSANNGGWQWSASVGMDPRPLRIFNPNTQAAKFDPEAEYIYAWVPELRSVEIAQVLSNQMTPLERRSLGYPEPIVDHAKQQRRFQQKYQALSRTTAKEMGTV